The Montipora capricornis isolate CH-2021 chromosome 3, ASM3666992v2, whole genome shotgun sequence genome window below encodes:
- the LOC138039953 gene encoding uncharacterized protein: protein MKKIWKSRLSPQLKRRVFLASVESVLLYGCEAWTLTAQMERNIDGVYTRMLRTVLNATWEDHTKNVDLYGTLPRVADKIRARRMGLAGHFVRHPERVASNLILLEPKHGTRNKGRPATTYIDTLRRDTGLSNTCEIRAVMNNRDQWRAAIRHSRVGVG, encoded by the coding sequence ATGAAAAAGATCTGGAAGTCAAGATTATCCCCTCAGCTAAAACGACGAGTGTTTCTAGCCTCAGTAGAAAGCGTTCTCCTCTATGGTTGTGAAGCCTGGACTCTTACTGCACAGATGGAACGCAACATAGATGGAGTCTACACAAGAATGCTGAGGACGGTTCTCAACGCCACCTGGGAAGACCACACCAAAAACGTCGACCTTTACGGCACACTTCCCCGGGTTGCCGACAAAATCAGAGCGAGAAGAATGGGTCTTGCTGGTCACTTTGTCCGCCACCCTGAGCGGGTTGCATCAAATCTCATTCTCTTGGAACCAAAGCACGGTACGCGTAACAAGGGAAGACCAGCAACCACTTACATAGACACCCTCAGAAGAGATACTGGACTTAGTAACACTTGCGAGATTCGCGCCGTTATGAACAACAGGGACCAGTGGAGAGCAGCCATCCGTCATTCCCGAGTTGGTGTTGGCTAA